The Deltaproteobacteria bacterium genome includes a region encoding these proteins:
- a CDS encoding amidohydrolase yields the protein MWQRSIPFALSSVEGLRCFVRIDEEQTMKTSKPKPRIIDADGHIRETDEEIIEYMSPGYRNRRDAMLYFPLTPHHGWHRSIPANDFRPSDFRVPDWQEWVSKLDEGGFELTVLYPTRFMHIGQIGNPPYAVELCRAYNDYLHDRFLKHDKRFRGMALLPMQDPQAAVKELRRAVKTYGTVGGIVPAEGLSLPLGHKQFWPVFQEADKLGCALSIHSCNSLRDNDRYLVPNEAATLTHVIPQMRQFTNIMFSGVMNKLKNLRLGFLEAGCGWTPFLISKIEERLERVSPKERPILPSELLARKQLYFQCGEETTTKRDVELLGDDCLLWASDFPHEATRTDMKKLVKEHFSRKDLSPITKKKTIYDNAKRFYRL from the coding sequence ATGTGGCAGCGGTCGATTCCGTTCGCCCTGAGCTCAGTCGAAGGGCTCCGATGTTTCGTGCGCATTGACGAGGAGCAAACAATGAAAACCAGCAAACCCAAGCCGCGCATCATCGACGCCGACGGCCACATCCGCGAGACCGACGAGGAAATCATCGAATACATGTCGCCGGGCTACCGCAACCGGCGCGACGCCATGCTCTATTTTCCGTTGACACCGCACCACGGCTGGCACCGCTCGATTCCCGCCAATGATTTTCGCCCGTCGGACTTCCGCGTGCCCGATTGGCAGGAGTGGGTCAGCAAATTGGATGAAGGCGGCTTCGAGCTAACGGTTCTTTACCCCACTCGTTTCATGCACATCGGCCAGATCGGCAACCCGCCCTACGCCGTCGAGCTATGCCGCGCCTACAACGATTACTTGCACGATCGCTTTCTCAAACACGACAAGCGCTTTCGCGGCATGGCGCTCTTGCCGATGCAGGACCCGCAGGCCGCAGTGAAAGAACTCCGCCGCGCCGTGAAAACATACGGCACTGTCGGCGGCATCGTGCCCGCCGAGGGGTTGTCGCTGCCGCTCGGCCACAAACAATTCTGGCCTGTATTCCAGGAGGCCGACAAGCTCGGCTGCGCCTTATCGATTCACTCCTGCAACTCGCTGCGAGATAACGACCGCTATCTCGTACCCAACGAAGCCGCGACGTTGACTCACGTGATCCCACAAATGCGCCAGTTCACCAACATCATGTTCTCCGGTGTCATGAACAAGCTGAAAAACTTACGCCTGGGATTTCTCGAAGCCGGCTGCGGTTGGACGCCGTTTCTAATTAGCAAAATCGAAGAACGGCTAGAACGCGTGTCACCCAAAGAACGGCCGATTCTGCCGAGCGAACTCCTCGCGCGCAAACAGCTCTACTTTCAATGCGGCGAAGAGACCACGACAAAACGCGACGTCGAGCTGCTGGGCGACGACTGCCTCTTGTGGGCCTCCGACTTCCCCCACGAAGCGACACGCACCGACATGAAAAAGCTGGTCAAGGAACACTTTTCCAGGAAAGATCTAAGCCCAATAACGAAGAAGAAAACGATCTACGA